A genome region from Piliocolobus tephrosceles isolate RC106 chromosome 8, ASM277652v3, whole genome shotgun sequence includes the following:
- the SMURF1 gene encoding E3 ubiquitin-protein ligase SMURF1 isoform X2, giving the protein MSNPGTRRNGSSIKIRLTVLCAKNLAKKDFFRLPDPFAKIVVDGSGQCHSTDTVKNTLDPKWNQHYDLYVGKTDSITISVWNHKKIHKKQGAGFLGCVRLLSNAISRLKDTGYQRLDLCKLNPSDTDAVRGQIVVSLQTRDRIGTGGSVVDCRGLLENEGSVYEDSGPGRPLSCFMEEPAPYTDSTGAAAGGGNCRFVESPSQDQRLQAQRLRNPDVRGPLQTPQNRPHGHQSPELPEGYEQRTTVQGQVYFLHTQTGVSTWHDPRIPRDLNSVNCDELGPLPPGWEVRSTVSGRIYFVDHNNRTTQFTDPRLHHIMNHQCQLKEPSQPLPLPSEGSLEDEELPAQRYERDLVQKLKVLRHELSLQQPQAGHCRIEVSREEIFEESYRQIMKMRPKDLKKRLMVKFRGEEGLDYGGVAREWLYLLCHEMLNPYYGLFQYSTDNIYMLQINPDSSINPDHLSYFHFVGRIMGLAVFHGHYINGGFTVPFYKQLLGKPIQLSDLESVDPELHKSLVWILENDITPVLDHTFCVEHNAFGRILQHELKPNGRNVPVTEENKKEYVRLYVNWRFMRGIEAQFLALQKGFNELIPQHLLKPFDQKELELIIGGLDKIDLNDWKSNTRLKHCVADSNIVRWFWQAVETFDEERRARLLQFVTGSTRVPLQGFKALQGAAGPRLFTIHLIDANTDNLPKAHTCFNRIDIPPYESYEKLYEKLLTAVEETCGFAVE; this is encoded by the exons GGCTCCCCGACCCTTTTGCAAAGATTGTCGTGGATGGGTCTGGGCAGTGCCACTCAACCGACACTGTGAAAAACACATTGGACCCAAAGTGGAACCAGCACTATGATCT ATATGTTGGGAAAACGGATTCGATAACCATTAGCGTGTGGAACCACAAGAAAATTCACAAGAAACAGGGAGCTGGCTTCCTGGGCTGTGTGCGGCTGCTTTCCAACGCCATCAGCAGATTAAAAGATACCGGAT ACCAGCGTTTGGATCTATGCAAACTAAACCCCTCAGATACTGATGCAGTTCGTGGCCAGATAGTGG tcAGTTTACAGACACGAGACAGAATAGGAACCGGCGGCTCGGTGGTGGACTGCAGGGGACTGTTAGAAAATGAAGG ATCGGTGTATGAAGACTCAGGGCCTGGGAGGCCGCTCAGCTGCTTCATGGAGGAACCAGCCCCTTACACAGATAGCACCGGTGCTGCTGCCGGAGGAGGGAACTGCAGGTTTGTGGAGTCCCCAAGTCAAGATCAAAGACTTCAGGCACAGCGGCTTCGAAACCCTGATGTGCGAGGTCCACTACAGACGCCCCAGAACCGACCACATGGCCACCAGTCCCCGGAACTGCCCGAAGGCTACG AACAAAGAACAACAGTCCAGGGCCAGGTTTACTTTTTGCACACACAGACCGGAGTTAGCACGTGGCACGACCCCAGGATACCAAG AGACCTTAACAGTGTGAACTGTGATGAACTTGGACCACTGCCGCCAGGCTGGGAAGTCAGAAGTACAGTTTCTGGGAGGATATATTTTGTAGATCATAATAACCGAACAACCCAGTTTACAGACCCAAGGTTACACCACATCATGAA TCACCAGTGCCAACTCAAGGAGCCCAGCCAGCCGCTGCCACTGCCCAGCGAGGGCTCTCTGGAGGACGAGGAGCTTCCTGCCCAGAGATACGAAAGAGATCTAGTCCAGAAGCTGAAAGTCCTCAGACACGAACTGTCGCTTCAGCAGCCCCAAGCTGGTCACTGCCGCATCGAAGTGTCCAGAGAAGAAATCTTCGAG GAGTCTTACCGCCAGATAATGAAGATGCGACCCAAAGACTTGAAGAAACGGCTAATGGTGAAATTCCGCGGGGAAGAAGGTTTGGATTACGGTGGCGTGGCCAG GGAGTGGCTTTATTTGCTGTGCCATGAAATGTTGAATCCTTACTACGGGCTCTTCCAGTATTCTACAGACAATATTTACATGTTGCAAATAAATCCGGATTCTTCAATCAACCCC GACCACTTGTCTTATTTCCACTTTGTGGGGCGGATCATGGGGCTGGCTGTGTTCCACGGACACTACATCAATGGGGGCTTCACGGTGCCCTTCTATAAACAGCTGCTGGGGAAGCCCATCCAGCTCTCAGACCTGGAATCCGTGGACCCGGAGCTGCATAAGAGCTTGGTGTGGATCCT AGAGAACGACATCACGCCTGTACTGGACCACACCTTCTGCGTGGAACACAACGCCTTCGGGAGGATCCTTCAGCATGAACTGAAACCCAATGGCAGAAATGTGCCGGTCACCGAGGAGAACAAGAAAGAATATGTCCG GTTGTATGTAAACTGGAGGTTTATGAGAGGAATTGAAGCCCAGTTCTTAGCTCTGCAGAAGGGGTTCAATGAGCTCATCCCTCAACACCTGCTGAAGCCTTTTGACCAGAAGGAACTGGAG CTGATCATAGGCGGCCTGGATAAAATAGACTTGAACGACTGGAAGTCGAACACGCGGCTGAAGCACTGTGTGGCCGACAGCAACATCGTGCGGTGGTTCTGGCAAGCGGTGGAGACATTCGATGAAGAAAGGAGGGCCAGGCTCCTGCAGTTTGTGACTGGATCCACGCGGGTCCCGCTCCAAGGCTTCAAGGCTTTGCAAG GCGCTGCAGGGCCCCGGCTGTTCACCATCCACCTGATAGACGCGAACACAGACAACCTTCCGAAGGCCCATACCTG CTTTAACCGGATCGACATTCCACCATATGAGTCCTATGAGAAGCTCTATGAGAAGCTGCTGACAGCCGTGGAGGAGACCTGCGGGTTTGCTGTGGAGTGA
- the SMURF1 gene encoding E3 ubiquitin-protein ligase SMURF1 isoform X1, with the protein MSNPGTRRNGSSIKIRLTVLCAKNLAKKDFFRLPDPFAKIVVDGSGQCHSTDTVKNTLDPKWNQHYDLYVGKTDSITISVWNHKKIHKKQGAGFLGCVRLLSNAISRLKDTGYQRLDLCKLNPSDTDAVRGQIVVSLQTRDRIGTGGSVVDCRGLLENEGSVYEDSGPGRPLSCFMEEPAPYTDSTGAAAGGGNCRFVESPSQDQRLQAQRLRNPDVRGPLQTPQNRPHGHQSPELPEGYEQRTTVQGQVYFLHTQTGVSTWHDPRIPRDLNSVNCDELGPLPPGWEVRSTVSGRIYFVDHNNRTTQFTDPRLHHIMNHQCQLKEPSQPLPLPSEGSLEDEELPAQRYERDLVQKLKVLRHELSLQQPQAGHCRIEVSREEIFEESYRQIMKMRPKDLKKRLMVKFRGEEGLDYGGVAREWLYLLCHEMLNPYYGLFQYSTDNIYMLQINPDSSINPDHLSYFHFVGRIMGLAVFHGHYINGGFTVPFYKQLLGKPIQLSDLESVDPELHKSLVWILENDITPVLDHTFCVEHNAFGRILQHELKPNGRNVPVTEENKKEYVRLYVNWRFMRGIEAQFLALQKGFNELIPQHLLKPFDQKELELIIGGLDKIDLNDWKSNTRLKHCVADSNIVRWFWQAVETFDEERRARLLQFVTGSTRVPLQGFKALQGSTGAAGPRLFTIHLIDANTDNLPKAHTCFNRIDIPPYESYEKLYEKLLTAVEETCGFAVE; encoded by the exons GGCTCCCCGACCCTTTTGCAAAGATTGTCGTGGATGGGTCTGGGCAGTGCCACTCAACCGACACTGTGAAAAACACATTGGACCCAAAGTGGAACCAGCACTATGATCT ATATGTTGGGAAAACGGATTCGATAACCATTAGCGTGTGGAACCACAAGAAAATTCACAAGAAACAGGGAGCTGGCTTCCTGGGCTGTGTGCGGCTGCTTTCCAACGCCATCAGCAGATTAAAAGATACCGGAT ACCAGCGTTTGGATCTATGCAAACTAAACCCCTCAGATACTGATGCAGTTCGTGGCCAGATAGTGG tcAGTTTACAGACACGAGACAGAATAGGAACCGGCGGCTCGGTGGTGGACTGCAGGGGACTGTTAGAAAATGAAGG ATCGGTGTATGAAGACTCAGGGCCTGGGAGGCCGCTCAGCTGCTTCATGGAGGAACCAGCCCCTTACACAGATAGCACCGGTGCTGCTGCCGGAGGAGGGAACTGCAGGTTTGTGGAGTCCCCAAGTCAAGATCAAAGACTTCAGGCACAGCGGCTTCGAAACCCTGATGTGCGAGGTCCACTACAGACGCCCCAGAACCGACCACATGGCCACCAGTCCCCGGAACTGCCCGAAGGCTACG AACAAAGAACAACAGTCCAGGGCCAGGTTTACTTTTTGCACACACAGACCGGAGTTAGCACGTGGCACGACCCCAGGATACCAAG AGACCTTAACAGTGTGAACTGTGATGAACTTGGACCACTGCCGCCAGGCTGGGAAGTCAGAAGTACAGTTTCTGGGAGGATATATTTTGTAGATCATAATAACCGAACAACCCAGTTTACAGACCCAAGGTTACACCACATCATGAA TCACCAGTGCCAACTCAAGGAGCCCAGCCAGCCGCTGCCACTGCCCAGCGAGGGCTCTCTGGAGGACGAGGAGCTTCCTGCCCAGAGATACGAAAGAGATCTAGTCCAGAAGCTGAAAGTCCTCAGACACGAACTGTCGCTTCAGCAGCCCCAAGCTGGTCACTGCCGCATCGAAGTGTCCAGAGAAGAAATCTTCGAG GAGTCTTACCGCCAGATAATGAAGATGCGACCCAAAGACTTGAAGAAACGGCTAATGGTGAAATTCCGCGGGGAAGAAGGTTTGGATTACGGTGGCGTGGCCAG GGAGTGGCTTTATTTGCTGTGCCATGAAATGTTGAATCCTTACTACGGGCTCTTCCAGTATTCTACAGACAATATTTACATGTTGCAAATAAATCCGGATTCTTCAATCAACCCC GACCACTTGTCTTATTTCCACTTTGTGGGGCGGATCATGGGGCTGGCTGTGTTCCACGGACACTACATCAATGGGGGCTTCACGGTGCCCTTCTATAAACAGCTGCTGGGGAAGCCCATCCAGCTCTCAGACCTGGAATCCGTGGACCCGGAGCTGCATAAGAGCTTGGTGTGGATCCT AGAGAACGACATCACGCCTGTACTGGACCACACCTTCTGCGTGGAACACAACGCCTTCGGGAGGATCCTTCAGCATGAACTGAAACCCAATGGCAGAAATGTGCCGGTCACCGAGGAGAACAAGAAAGAATATGTCCG GTTGTATGTAAACTGGAGGTTTATGAGAGGAATTGAAGCCCAGTTCTTAGCTCTGCAGAAGGGGTTCAATGAGCTCATCCCTCAACACCTGCTGAAGCCTTTTGACCAGAAGGAACTGGAG CTGATCATAGGCGGCCTGGATAAAATAGACTTGAACGACTGGAAGTCGAACACGCGGCTGAAGCACTGTGTGGCCGACAGCAACATCGTGCGGTGGTTCTGGCAAGCGGTGGAGACATTCGATGAAGAAAGGAGGGCCAGGCTCCTGCAGTTTGTGACTGGATCCACGCGGGTCCCGCTCCAAGGCTTCAAGGCTTTGCAAG GTTCTACAGGCGCTGCAGGGCCCCGGCTGTTCACCATCCACCTGATAGACGCGAACACAGACAACCTTCCGAAGGCCCATACCTG CTTTAACCGGATCGACATTCCACCATATGAGTCCTATGAGAAGCTCTATGAGAAGCTGCTGACAGCCGTGGAGGAGACCTGCGGGTTTGCTGTGGAGTGA
- the SMURF1 gene encoding E3 ubiquitin-protein ligase SMURF1 isoform X3, which produces MSNPGTRRNGSSIKIRLTVLCAKNLAKKDFFRLPDPFAKIVVDGSGQCHSTDTVKNTLDPKWNQHYDLYVGKTDSITISVWNHKKIHKKQGAGFLGCVRLLSNAISRLKDTGYQRLDLCKLNPSDTDAVRGQIVVSLQTRDRIGTGGSVVDCRGLLENEGSVYEDSGPGRPLSCFMEEPAPYTDSTGAAAGGGNCRFVESPSQDQRLQAQRLRNPDVRGPLQTPQNRPHGHQSPELPEGYEQRTTVQGQVYFLHTQTGVSTWHDPRIPSPSGTIPGGDEAFLYEFLLQGHTSEPRDLNSVNCDELGPLPPGWEVRSTVSGRIYFVDHNNRTTQFTDPRLHHIMNHQCQLKEPSQPLPLPSEGSLEDEELPAQRYERDLVQKLKVLRHELSLQQPQAGHCRIEVSREEIFEESYRQIMKMRPKDLKKRLMVKFRGEEGLDYGGVAREWLYLLCHEMLNPYYGLFQYSTDNIYMLQINPDSSINPDHLSYFHFVGRIMGLAVFHGHYINGGFTVPFYKQLLGKPIQLSDLESVDPELHKSLVWILENDITPVLDHTFCVEHNAFGRILQHELKPNGRNVPVTEENKKEYVRLYVNWRFMRGIEAQFLALQKGFNELIPQHLLKPFDQKELELIIGGLDKIDLNDWKSNTRLKHCVADSNIVRWFWQAVETFDEERRARLLQFVTGSTRVPLQGFKALQGSTGAAGPRLFTIHLIDANTDNLPKAHTCFNRIDIPPYESYEKLYEKLLTAVEETCGFAVE; this is translated from the exons GGCTCCCCGACCCTTTTGCAAAGATTGTCGTGGATGGGTCTGGGCAGTGCCACTCAACCGACACTGTGAAAAACACATTGGACCCAAAGTGGAACCAGCACTATGATCT ATATGTTGGGAAAACGGATTCGATAACCATTAGCGTGTGGAACCACAAGAAAATTCACAAGAAACAGGGAGCTGGCTTCCTGGGCTGTGTGCGGCTGCTTTCCAACGCCATCAGCAGATTAAAAGATACCGGAT ACCAGCGTTTGGATCTATGCAAACTAAACCCCTCAGATACTGATGCAGTTCGTGGCCAGATAGTGG tcAGTTTACAGACACGAGACAGAATAGGAACCGGCGGCTCGGTGGTGGACTGCAGGGGACTGTTAGAAAATGAAGG ATCGGTGTATGAAGACTCAGGGCCTGGGAGGCCGCTCAGCTGCTTCATGGAGGAACCAGCCCCTTACACAGATAGCACCGGTGCTGCTGCCGGAGGAGGGAACTGCAGGTTTGTGGAGTCCCCAAGTCAAGATCAAAGACTTCAGGCACAGCGGCTTCGAAACCCTGATGTGCGAGGTCCACTACAGACGCCCCAGAACCGACCACATGGCCACCAGTCCCCGGAACTGCCCGAAGGCTACG AACAAAGAACAACAGTCCAGGGCCAGGTTTACTTTTTGCACACACAGACCGGAGTTAGCACGTGGCACGACCCCAGGATACCAAG TCCCTCGGGGACCATTCCTGGGGGAGATGAAGCTTTTCTATACGAATTCCTTCTGCAAGGCCATACATCTGAGCCCAG AGACCTTAACAGTGTGAACTGTGATGAACTTGGACCACTGCCGCCAGGCTGGGAAGTCAGAAGTACAGTTTCTGGGAGGATATATTTTGTAGATCATAATAACCGAACAACCCAGTTTACAGACCCAAGGTTACACCACATCATGAA TCACCAGTGCCAACTCAAGGAGCCCAGCCAGCCGCTGCCACTGCCCAGCGAGGGCTCTCTGGAGGACGAGGAGCTTCCTGCCCAGAGATACGAAAGAGATCTAGTCCAGAAGCTGAAAGTCCTCAGACACGAACTGTCGCTTCAGCAGCCCCAAGCTGGTCACTGCCGCATCGAAGTGTCCAGAGAAGAAATCTTCGAG GAGTCTTACCGCCAGATAATGAAGATGCGACCCAAAGACTTGAAGAAACGGCTAATGGTGAAATTCCGCGGGGAAGAAGGTTTGGATTACGGTGGCGTGGCCAG GGAGTGGCTTTATTTGCTGTGCCATGAAATGTTGAATCCTTACTACGGGCTCTTCCAGTATTCTACAGACAATATTTACATGTTGCAAATAAATCCGGATTCTTCAATCAACCCC GACCACTTGTCTTATTTCCACTTTGTGGGGCGGATCATGGGGCTGGCTGTGTTCCACGGACACTACATCAATGGGGGCTTCACGGTGCCCTTCTATAAACAGCTGCTGGGGAAGCCCATCCAGCTCTCAGACCTGGAATCCGTGGACCCGGAGCTGCATAAGAGCTTGGTGTGGATCCT AGAGAACGACATCACGCCTGTACTGGACCACACCTTCTGCGTGGAACACAACGCCTTCGGGAGGATCCTTCAGCATGAACTGAAACCCAATGGCAGAAATGTGCCGGTCACCGAGGAGAACAAGAAAGAATATGTCCG GTTGTATGTAAACTGGAGGTTTATGAGAGGAATTGAAGCCCAGTTCTTAGCTCTGCAGAAGGGGTTCAATGAGCTCATCCCTCAACACCTGCTGAAGCCTTTTGACCAGAAGGAACTGGAG CTGATCATAGGCGGCCTGGATAAAATAGACTTGAACGACTGGAAGTCGAACACGCGGCTGAAGCACTGTGTGGCCGACAGCAACATCGTGCGGTGGTTCTGGCAAGCGGTGGAGACATTCGATGAAGAAAGGAGGGCCAGGCTCCTGCAGTTTGTGACTGGATCCACGCGGGTCCCGCTCCAAGGCTTCAAGGCTTTGCAAG GTTCTACAGGCGCTGCAGGGCCCCGGCTGTTCACCATCCACCTGATAGACGCGAACACAGACAACCTTCCGAAGGCCCATACCTG CTTTAACCGGATCGACATTCCACCATATGAGTCCTATGAGAAGCTCTATGAGAAGCTGCTGACAGCCGTGGAGGAGACCTGCGGGTTTGCTGTGGAGTGA